Genomic segment of Primulina tabacum isolate GXHZ01 chromosome 11, ASM2559414v2, whole genome shotgun sequence:
AAAGACGACTGGAAATCGCCAATCAACGCCGATCTTCCCCGGTTGAGGTTCAATGACACCATTTCCGGGTACGGGTTCGGCAACGATGTGTGGAAAGCTCCCCTCAAAGACGACTTATCAGGGTTCGGATCCAAACCCGCTCTACACGGCTGGTTGAACAAGGGGATTTATCCGACCACTCCATCTCTGAATATCAAGAGTTACAACAGAGGGAAAGGTCATTTTATCAACAACGTTGCGGTGAATAAGTCTGGGGTGAAGAACGAAGAGGAGATAGCTTACGGCGGCACCGGGAAAAATGGGAAGAAGAACAAAGTTAAGGAGAATATTGGGAATGGTAACGGTGAAAACAAGAATGGTTTGGATAAAAGATTCAAGACGCTGCCACCGGCGGAGGCTTTGTCAAGAAATGAAACCATTGGAGGGTATATCTTCGTGTGCAACAATGATACCATGGCTGAGAATCTTAGAAGGCAACTCTTCGGTATGTTATTAAATATTATTCGCAGGATCTTAGGTATCTAATTTTTGGATTGTGGAAAGAGATCCCTTCGAGTTCCGTTTAACTGGTGATGGTTTAGTTTCTTTAGGATGAAAATTATTTATGAACTTTGAATTGGTTTTACACGAGTGATTCAGATAAAAAGATCTTTGGAATTTGAATGGAGTTTGCTTTGGATTCATACTGTCGAAACTTCTTTCATTTGCAAAATTGTTCTTGAaatgaaacaatgttttttacTTATCTAAATGCGTCACACGATCTTGTTTTCAGGTTTGCCTCCCCGCTACCGCGACTCGGTCCGTGCGATAACACCAGGATTACCCCTCTTCCTGTACAACTACTCGACCCATCAACTCCATGGAATCTTCGAGGTTCGTGTCCTCTCTGATCGATGATAAGTCTGGATCCCCACTGATGGGTTTTCTTATTTATCGTGGCCTGACTTGTGGATTAATTGTGCAGGCCGCAACATTTGGTGGATCTAACATCGACCCAACAGCTTGGGAGGACAAGAAAAACCCTGCCGAATCACGGTTTCCTGCTCAGGTTCGGTCCTACAGCATACCATTCCAAAGAAACATAGCAAACTCATGTTTATCTAGGGAAAACTCAACGTTATATTTACGTGCAGGTTCGAGTGATCACGAGGAAGATTTGTGAACCTTTGGAGGAGGATTCATTCAGGCCAATCCTCCATCACTACGATGGACCTAAGTTCCGTCTTGAACTGACCGTACCAGAGGTGAACATACTCATTCCCTTCCGAGAGCAAATTGGGATATTATTCGAAAAGTTTATATAAATTGGCCTAACATTCATATGGTTTGAACCTGCAGGCACTATCCCTCTTAGACATTTTTGAAGAAATCGATGCTTGAAAACGCAGTATACCTTGTATGATGAAAATAAACGAAGATCGGAGTCTTGAGTTAGAGAGATTGCGAGACGAACTTAGTAGGATACGGCCATTTATGTGAATATGAATACAACGTTGCTGCAATGTGGGGATGGAATATGACACCTCCCTCCTATAGTACAGTATCATgtattaagtttatatttgtgtAATGTAATACATTAGGAAACGTTATACGTCTAGCTATTCCCCTCGTTACAATTGCATCTTTTGTGTTTTTTGTGTTTATTAGAAGTTTTCCCGCTATTAGATGGACAACAAATATTTAAGTTTGAGACGAGATATTGAATTTGAGATAAGGAGTTACTTGATCTCTCAAGtaaaaaattcatgtttgatgTTGGAATTGGATAAAGAAAAAGTAGGATATTTTGATGGTAAAAAACGAGTAGATTTTTCGTAAtacgatctcacggatctttatctgtgagacagatcaatctcatcgatattcataataaaaagtaatatttttactAATGTTTTTAATGGATGACTTAAATAAGAGAgttgtttcacaaaatatgatccgtgacATCATTACACAAGTTTTGTCGTAAAAAACATATGACTTTGTTATGAGTTGGATATTTTTTTGGGCAAATTCCTTAATTTTGATGGTTGTTAatcaaaattgtttttttttttatagtaaATTTCTCTTTTGCTAATAAATGGACACGACTGAAAttggattttaaaatgatttatttatttctttgaAAAGATAATATCTTTTGATTATTAAGTTAATTACCTATTTTCTATTTtcctatataaatatttttttcgatTGAATAAAAAACTATTGCGgggatttttgaatttttttattatttattgacATAAGAGGTGCAAATCACCCTATGCGGCTAAATTATAAGTAACCTTAAGAATAAAGTGATGTATAAGCcccaatttttatttaaatatatagttGTACAATGATTAGCCAACGGTCAAGGGGCGGGCCATCTAAAGAAATTAATTCAAAGGGAAATTAAACGTGAGTGGGGGAGAGTTGGTAATTCGATAAGGACGTGTTTGGTGGCACGTATTGTTTCTCACCATCTACCACTGGGATACTTTATAATTTTATcctaatttaatatattatataatattataatcgAATCatgttcaaaaatttgaaaagatcaactATTAATTGTCACAAGGTAAAGATGATCGATGGACTTGgtcaaaacaaaaatattaacAAGTAGGTTAAAAGAATAAATGCCTgcttcaaaatataaaaatctttctatttttatataattttttaatataattgtaCGTTTGTTATTTTACTAAaattataacaagtaataaatatatgacaaaaacttgtgtgaaacggtctcacggtcgtattttgtgagacggatctcttatttgggtcatccatgaaaaattattattttttatgttaagagtattacttttgattgtgaatatcggtagggttgacccgtctcacagataaatattcatgatatcGTCTTATAAAAAACCTACTCTAAATGTatatatttaacaatttaaacaTTAAGTTTTAATTATTATCTCTAAGACAAAGACAATTGTCATATCTCAATTTTCTTTCCTTCCTTCAAATATACTTTACTATAATATATAGCTTTTCTCattacaattttttatttaatataatataccCCGTTATGGaattggcatataattttttttacttgtGAGATTATTAAATGTTAACAAGTTATAATAAAGAAAGCCAGTTGCATTCTAATTTCTACCCTACCCCAATTAATTTCCACACCAAATCCAATGGCCAATTAATTTCCACACCAAGTCTTTGTATTTTGCAACTTAATAAGCAATCCAGTCATCAACCCATTAGTTTCCTCctcatttttttgtttgtttatacagtatttgtgaatttaaaataattggtaaattgttcaaaaatactcaaaaataaacaaaaatttgtttttattcTCTGTTTTAGAAAAATGTGTTTGAACTCTCTATCATAtgtgttttcttgattaaaaAAGATACAAAACattaaatatatgatattcatatatgatatttgagtaccaATCGTTTAAAATGTtgtactaatatatgatttctaagtatccaaacatgtataacaaatattgatattaatgacACATTTGTCTTTCGGATGAAAATCGATACACAAGATTGAAAATGTgataataatatatgatatttgagtaccaATTATTTTAGATATGATACAACAATAAGATTTTAAGTATAAAATTAGAACAATTTTATTAATATCAGCATTTGTTATACATGTTCAGTTAATTAATAATcatatatcaatatcatatATGAAACAACAtgtactcaaatatcatatataaataccatatctaaaattttttttaccgATTTTCATCCGAAATAATAAATGTATCATTAATATCTATATTTGTTACACATATTTGAgtactcaaaaatcatatattaaaattatatctgACTCAATtggtactcaaatatcatatatatatatatcgtatCTTTAATGTTTTATATCAATTTTCTTCCGAGAAATACATGGGAACTCAGAAAATGCACACACATTTTGTCGTGAACCGAGGAGTCCGtatacataatttttattacaaaaaataaatacaaatttaTGTTTGGGTGTGAAGATTTAAAGTAAATTTACCCTTAGAATAATGTATATCATTTTTTCCGCACAAAATAGGATTTTGTTTGAATTATCAAATATTTACAAGACTCAAACAATTTCCATAAATGATATATCTAGGCTACATTAGTTCTAATTGTGATCATctgattttttgtttttattatggGAAAATTGCTCATAACTACCCAAACCCAAACTCAACTTTATCCAAACTCTCTACACATCAAAAACTTTCTTTAAACTCCCTAATACCCTAAAATGGACAAAAATACGCTTATTCATTTCTAAGAGTTTAATTGATCCTCGCGGTTCTCAAAtgatatcagagccaggttgatttatttcaaacacaaattttattattaatagtaACTAATTGTATGAGAAGGAGAATTTTGAAAAAGTCATGAATCCGAACTTAGgttcgagaaaaataatttacaagatcTATCCCAATACTTTGGAATATACACAAGTTTATCTAACTATTTTTATATATCAGAAGCAGAAAGGGACGCATCAGCACCCTCAGAAAAAATCTCAGGTAAACTATGATTCAAGCAAATAAGTTTCTGGAGATAGTACCAGACTCCTCTAAGCTCTCTTTAGATCTTAGAGAAATCCAGAAAacagtacaaaattatggcaacaTGCTATATTTTGTACCCCAACGAGTTGAAGAAATCCTTAAAAcccaggaagaaattcttggaatattaaaggatattcaaacaagaattcagaAATTAGAACAACAACCAGgttctagtaaaagaacttcAGGAGGATGATTACCACCATCATTTGGCACCGAACCTTTGTTACATCAACAAGGGAAGTCCAGAGTGGTGTCAAAACcattgactgaagaagaaaagatgatcaatttaattaaatctgtctcagaaaagaaatttatctgatgacaactttagaaaggattggtctggaggatctacaagagcttgcggaattttttgcaaatctcaaagttgtagatctaaagatgaacacagCATGAGGTAAAATACCTGCTATAACCTGATCATCTactcaggaaccaccaagggaaagtgtgggatctcagaatGTTAACATGAGAGAATCCCAATCTGATTTCCATACTGGTGGAGGATCACACCCAGCGGTTACAAGGACAAGGAGAAGTCAAATTCCCTTGCACAAAACACCCTACGGGAAGATTGTTTTAGATCCGatacatccttatggggttatgcttaaccttgatgtattagattttaaaaatagagaagatctcatagatgattggacatctgCTATCAGAATCGCAGCAGgtacacttgatctcaacaaagaaggattcattaaactcttagaaatgagtcttatggaATCAGTGaaaatggctaccctatttaaagcataatttataggggtagactattttaacagtcaagatacaaagaagaggaagaaatatactcaagtTCTGTATAGTCTTAATTACACGATATATGTTTGGTAGAtgaatacattatgttattcactaaatatcgatggaattcaggagtcgaggaagatatagctatgcagcttttcttcgcaAAAATACCAAGTCCCTGGAGAAAAATGCCCATAAGGGAATACGTACCTGGTAATCCAGATACGTTGGCAAGAAGAGCCTCTTTCCTTAAAGGAAAATTGGCATAATGGTATCATAtggcagcattacaaaagaattacaaacgcttaagggttatcaacaaaagaactcctttgtgttgtaaagagaatgatcttccaacaattattggaagcaaaccacagaagcataagaggaaaagttttaggactcatccttatgctagaagtggaagaagttcttggaagcCAAGAACTGTATGGTCTATACAGAAAGCCAGATCTTATAAAACTGGACAAAGAAGcggaccatcaagaagtaggatatcatcccaagcatcgagtacatctcgaagcacaggaagaacacctacgaagaaaactttcagaagagctcatactcgaacaaatgaaagtttcaaggattgaaattgctggacatgtggagcaagaggtcatatttcgaccaactgtccagaaaatgaaaaaaagatattaaacgcttcgatcctaccccggatattgaagaagaagtttattaccaagatcttattcaaGTATACCGATTTGAGGACATTGCCTCAAATTagagtatatatgaagaagaagaagttctGAGTCAAGAAGAATCCGATGGAActgaatcggaatctgactgagGACGAAgtgtttcgacacgaaacacatgaagatcTGTCTAGATTCTTTAGCCAGACAACGATATCTCATAATATGGT
This window contains:
- the LOC142518061 gene encoding DCD domain-containing protein NRP-B-like translates to MESNQSTFWQFSDNLRRHTDNLSNLSFNDSIWSTGYAAKRERRNFDFRNGGDAGSVSSPLELVNDIESDLERLNLGFINEGWKAPAPIKDNVSGFGTPRNNFGFTKDDWKSPINADLPRLRFNDTISGYGFGNDVWKAPLKDDLSGFGSKPALHGWLNKGIYPTTPSLNIKSYNRGKGHFINNVAVNKSGVKNEEEIAYGGTGKNGKKNKVKENIGNGNGENKNGLDKRFKTLPPAEALSRNETIGGYIFVCNNDTMAENLRRQLFGLPPRYRDSVRAITPGLPLFLYNYSTHQLHGIFEAATFGGSNIDPTAWEDKKNPAESRFPAQVRVITRKICEPLEEDSFRPILHHYDGPKFRLELTVPEALSLLDIFEEIDA